The Alkalilimnicola sp. S0819 genome includes a window with the following:
- a CDS encoding AAA family ATPase, giving the protein MNSNKQAAENVFDEHDVPSLDKDADSGLSMRDSALIPRAGLPVIRGPIPPSGDYGEKRALFRYEPLRRHVPTAASPDPVQLRDQLEEEFPWMGKAIDGIYRQLLSHSLSPAQVFAIQPMLLVGPPGCGKSRLARRIAELGRLPHTLIAAGGSRDNMALTGSARGWRSARPGKLIELMLMAECRNPLVIVDELDKTSTSAHNGSILDSMHLLLEPETARRWHDEYLMAPCDMTQINWIATANCTDKLPESLLNRFQVIEVPEVPPEQRPLILRAALAELTSELGLPPHFHSMISDAQWLQLQEMAALIGPRDVRRLLQGFIGVVVQELRDRPH; this is encoded by the coding sequence ATGAACAGCAACAAGCAAGCGGCCGAGAACGTATTCGACGAGCATGATGTACCGAGCCTGGACAAGGACGCGGACAGCGGCCTTTCCATGCGGGATTCCGCCCTGATCCCACGCGCGGGCCTGCCCGTGATACGCGGCCCCATCCCCCCCTCCGGCGACTACGGCGAGAAACGCGCACTTTTTCGCTACGAGCCCCTACGCCGCCACGTGCCAACCGCGGCTTCACCGGACCCGGTGCAGTTGCGGGATCAGCTGGAGGAGGAATTTCCATGGATGGGGAAGGCGATCGACGGGATATACCGGCAGCTGCTTAGCCACTCCCTGAGCCCCGCGCAGGTTTTCGCCATCCAACCGATGCTGCTGGTCGGCCCTCCCGGTTGCGGCAAGAGTCGGCTGGCGCGTCGGATAGCGGAGCTGGGCCGGCTGCCGCACACCCTGATTGCCGCAGGCGGCAGCCGAGACAATATGGCGCTCACGGGAAGCGCCCGGGGCTGGAGAAGCGCCAGGCCAGGGAAGCTGATCGAGCTGATGCTCATGGCGGAATGCCGGAACCCACTGGTTATCGTCGACGAACTGGACAAGACCAGCACCTCGGCGCACAACGGCTCGATACTGGACTCCATGCACCTGTTGCTTGAACCCGAGACGGCGCGTCGCTGGCACGACGAGTACCTGATGGCGCCCTGCGATATGACGCAGATAAACTGGATCGCCACGGCCAATTGCACGGACAAGCTGCCAGAGTCGCTGTTGAACCGCTTCCAAGTGATCGAGGTGCCTGAGGTGCCGCCTGAGCAACGCCCGCTGATCCTGCGCGCAGCGCTTGCCGAGCTGACGAGTGAACTGGGGCTCCCGCCGCACTTCCACAGCATGATAAGCGACGCGCAATGGCTGCAACTCCAGGAAATGGCTGCTCTCATTGGCCCGCGTGATGTTCGCAGGCTGCTGCAGGGCTTTATTGGCGTCGTGGTACAGGAATTACGAGACAGGCCACATTGA
- a CDS encoding DotA/TraY family protein, with the protein MGIISWTILVFESIVASALWAAAHAAPDGEGFAGDRGRQGYLMFLGILMRPPLMVIGFFAALVLMYAFGAFIGLNFVVFSSGLMEGSWYGIQAWLSLTVLSVIIVVVATHKVFNLVTWLPENTMRWVGQQVSNLGEQADENRMRAIFGGVISKAGPAGAATAKGAGMASGGGDKPGDTTKPSDTGALQPGEKQGPGGGTGGKGGRDSG; encoded by the coding sequence ATGGGCATTATCAGTTGGACGATCCTGGTGTTCGAGAGCATCGTGGCAAGTGCTCTGTGGGCCGCCGCTCATGCCGCGCCCGATGGCGAGGGCTTTGCCGGTGATCGTGGCCGCCAGGGCTATCTGATGTTCCTCGGCATTCTGATGCGCCCGCCGCTGATGGTGATCGGCTTCTTTGCCGCGCTGGTGCTGATGTACGCCTTTGGCGCGTTCATCGGGCTGAACTTCGTGGTGTTCAGCTCGGGGCTGATGGAGGGGAGCTGGTACGGGATTCAGGCCTGGCTCAGCCTGACCGTGCTCTCCGTGATTATCGTGGTGGTGGCCACCCACAAGGTGTTCAACCTGGTCACCTGGCTGCCCGAGAACACCATGCGCTGGGTGGGTCAGCAGGTATCGAACCTGGGCGAGCAGGCCGATGAGAACCGCATGCGGGCCATCTTCGGCGGGGTTATCAGCAAGGCCGGTCCCGCCGGCGCGGCCACGGCCAAGGGCGCCGGCATGGCCAGCGGTGGCGGGGATAAACCGGGCGACACCACCAAACCCTCCGACACCGGCGCCCTACAGCCGGGCGAGAAGCAGGGGCCGGGGGGTGGAACTGGCGGGAAAGGTGGGCGCGACAGCGGCTAG
- the leuC gene encoding 3-isopropylmalate dehydratase large subunit has protein sequence MAGKTLYDKLWDAHLVRENADGSALIYIDRHLVHEVTSPQAFEGLRLAGRQPWRIDANLAVADHNVPTTDRSQGIADPVSRLQVQTLDDNCREYGITVFDMNDRRQGIVHVIGPEQGATLPGMTVVCGDSHTSTHGALGCLAHGIGTSEVEHVLATQTLVQQKFKRMQIQVNGKVGPGVTAKDIVLAIIGRIGTAGGTGYAVEFAGEAIRELSIEGRMTVCNMAIEAGARAGMVAVDEKTIDYVRGRPFAPTGEAWDRAVEYWKTLHSDPDAEFDAVVALDAAEIKPQVSWGTSPEMVAPVDGRVPNPFAESDETRAKGIARALEYMDLKPDMPITDIHIDKVFIGSCTNSRIEDLRAAAEVARGRQVADNVKLAMVVPGSGLVKAQAEEEGLDKIFIEAGFEWREPGCSMCLAMNADRLEPGERCASTSNRNFEGRQGRGGRTHLVSPAMAAAAAVAGHFVDVREL, from the coding sequence ATGGCAGGCAAAACCCTTTACGACAAGCTTTGGGACGCGCATCTGGTCCGCGAAAACGCGGACGGCTCGGCGCTGATCTATATCGACCGGCATCTGGTCCACGAAGTGACCTCGCCCCAGGCCTTCGAGGGCCTGCGTCTGGCCGGTCGCCAGCCCTGGCGCATCGACGCCAACCTGGCCGTGGCCGACCACAACGTGCCCACCACCGACCGCAGCCAGGGCATCGCCGACCCGGTTTCGCGCCTGCAGGTGCAGACCCTGGATGACAACTGCCGCGAATACGGCATCACCGTATTCGACATGAACGACCGTCGCCAGGGCATCGTCCATGTCATCGGCCCGGAGCAGGGTGCGACCCTGCCGGGCATGACGGTGGTCTGCGGGGATTCCCACACCTCCACCCACGGTGCGCTGGGTTGTCTCGCCCACGGCATCGGTACCTCCGAAGTGGAGCATGTGCTGGCCACCCAGACCCTGGTGCAGCAGAAGTTCAAGCGCATGCAGATCCAGGTCAACGGCAAGGTGGGCCCGGGGGTCACCGCCAAGGACATCGTGCTGGCCATCATCGGGCGCATCGGCACCGCCGGGGGCACCGGGTATGCGGTGGAGTTCGCCGGCGAAGCCATCCGGGAGCTCTCCATCGAAGGGCGTATGACCGTGTGCAATATGGCCATCGAGGCGGGTGCCCGCGCCGGCATGGTGGCGGTGGATGAAAAGACCATCGACTACGTGCGCGGCCGCCCCTTCGCCCCCACCGGCGAGGCCTGGGATCGGGCGGTGGAATACTGGAAGACCCTGCATTCCGACCCGGACGCCGAGTTCGACGCCGTGGTGGCGCTGGATGCCGCCGAGATCAAGCCTCAGGTGAGCTGGGGGACCTCGCCGGAGATGGTCGCGCCGGTGGACGGCCGGGTGCCCAACCCCTTCGCCGAGTCCGACGAGACCCGCGCCAAGGGCATCGCCCGGGCGCTGGAGTACATGGACCTCAAGCCGGACATGCCGATCACCGATATCCACATCGACAAGGTGTTCATCGGCTCCTGCACCAACTCCCGCATCGAGGACCTGCGCGCCGCCGCCGAGGTGGCCCGCGGCCGCCAGGTGGCGGACAACGTCAAGCTCGCCATGGTGGTGCCGGGCTCCGGCCTGGTGAAGGCCCAGGCCGAGGAAGAGGGCCTGGACAAGATCTTCATCGAGGCGGGCTTCGAGTGGCGGGAGCCGGGCTGCTCCATGTGCCTGGCCATGAACGCCGACCGGCTGGAGCCGGGCGAGCGTTGCGCGTCCACCTCCAACCGGAACTTCGAGGGCCGCCAGGGCCGGGGTGGGCGCACCCACCTGGTCAGCCCCGCCATGGCCGCCGCCGCCGCCGTGGCGGGCCACTTCGTCGATGTGAGGGAGCTGTAA
- the leuD gene encoding 3-isopropylmalate dehydratase small subunit, protein MEAFVSLKGIVAPLDRANVDTDAIIPKQFLKSIKRSGFGPNLFDEWRYLDIGEPDADNSGRPLNPDFVLNQPRYQGARVLLARRNFGCGSSREHAPWALEDYGFRVIIAPSFADIFYNNCFKNGLLPIVLDEDTVERLFQEVEASEGYELAVDLPEQTITTPGGERIPFEIDAFRKHCLIEGLDEIGLTLQHADDIRAYEQRRAEQAPWLFPA, encoded by the coding sequence ATGGAAGCCTTCGTCAGCCTCAAGGGGATCGTCGCGCCGCTGGATCGGGCCAATGTGGACACCGATGCCATCATCCCCAAGCAGTTCCTCAAATCCATCAAGCGCAGCGGCTTCGGCCCGAACCTGTTCGACGAGTGGCGTTACCTGGACATCGGTGAGCCGGACGCGGACAACAGCGGCCGGCCGCTGAACCCGGACTTCGTGCTCAACCAGCCCCGTTACCAGGGCGCGCGGGTGCTGCTGGCGCGGCGCAACTTCGGCTGCGGCAGCTCCCGCGAACATGCCCCCTGGGCGCTGGAAGACTACGGCTTTCGGGTGATCATCGCCCCGAGCTTCGCCGACATCTTCTACAACAACTGCTTCAAGAACGGCCTGCTGCCCATCGTGCTCGACGAGGACACGGTGGAGCGGCTGTTCCAGGAAGTGGAGGCCAGCGAAGGCTATGAGTTGGCGGTGGATCTGCCCGAGCAGACCATCACCACCCCCGGCGGCGAGCGCATCCCCTTCGAGATCGATGCCTTCCGCAAGCATTGCCTGATCGAGGGCCTGGACGAGATCGGCCTGACCCTGCAGCACGCCGACGATATCCGCGCCTATGAACAGCGCCGCGCCGAGCAGGCGCCGTGGTTGTTCCCGGCCTAA
- the leuB gene encoding 3-isopropylmalate dehydrogenase produces MSKKILVLPGDGIGPEIVNEAVKLLDVLRSRHGLDAELTQGLLGGCAVDATGKPLPDETLSAAREADAILLGAVGGPQYDKLDRPLRPERGLLAIRSELELFGNLRPAILYPQLASASSLKPEVVSGLDIMIVRELTGGIYFGQPRGIEQADGERRGYNTLAYKESEIERIGRLAFETARKRDGRLCSVDKANVLEVSELWREVMERLHAEYPDVELSHMYVDNAAMQLVRAPKQFDVMVTTNMFGDILSDCAAMLTGSIGMLPSASLDRHSKGMYEPIHGSAPDIAGQGLANPLATILSVAMMLRYSLDEPALADRVEAAVGRVLDQGLRTGDIHTEGTRRVGTAEMGEAVIAALAE; encoded by the coding sequence ATGAGCAAGAAGATACTGGTACTCCCCGGCGACGGCATCGGCCCGGAGATCGTCAACGAGGCGGTGAAGCTGCTGGACGTGCTCAGAAGCCGCCATGGCCTGGACGCCGAGCTCACGCAGGGCCTGCTGGGCGGCTGCGCGGTGGACGCCACCGGCAAGCCCCTGCCCGACGAGACCCTGAGCGCGGCCCGCGAGGCCGACGCCATCCTGCTGGGCGCCGTGGGCGGCCCCCAGTATGACAAGCTGGACCGTCCGCTGCGCCCGGAGCGCGGCCTGCTGGCCATCCGCAGCGAGCTGGAGCTGTTCGGCAATCTGCGCCCGGCCATTCTCTACCCGCAGCTCGCCTCCGCCTCCAGTCTCAAGCCCGAGGTGGTCTCGGGGCTGGACATCATGATCGTGCGCGAGCTCACCGGCGGTATCTACTTCGGTCAGCCCCGGGGTATCGAGCAGGCCGACGGCGAGCGCCGGGGCTACAACACCCTGGCCTACAAGGAATCCGAGATCGAGCGCATCGGCCGGCTCGCCTTCGAGACCGCCCGCAAGCGCGACGGTCGCCTGTGCTCGGTGGACAAGGCCAATGTGCTGGAGGTCTCCGAGCTGTGGCGCGAGGTGATGGAGCGCCTGCACGCCGAGTACCCGGACGTGGAACTCTCCCACATGTACGTGGACAACGCCGCCATGCAGCTGGTGCGCGCGCCCAAGCAATTCGACGTGATGGTCACCACCAATATGTTCGGTGACATCCTCTCCGACTGCGCCGCCATGCTCACCGGCTCCATCGGCATGCTGCCCTCGGCCTCCCTGGATCGCCATTCCAAGGGCATGTACGAGCCGATCCACGGCAGCGCCCCGGACATCGCCGGTCAAGGCCTGGCCAACCCCCTGGCCACCATTCTGTCCGTGGCCATGATGCTGCGCTACTCCCTGGACGAGCCGGCCCTGGCCGATCGGGTCGAGGCGGCCGTGGGCCGGGTACTGGACCAGGGTCTGCGCACCGGCGACATCCACACCGAAGGCACCCGCCGGGTGGGTACCGCCGAAATGGGCGAGGCCGTGATCGCCGCGTTGGCGGAGTAG
- the asd gene encoding aspartate-semialdehyde dehydrogenase, whose protein sequence is MKRIGFVGWRGMVGSVLMQRMREEGDFADIEPVFFTTSQAGQPGPDVGKDVPPLKDARDIAALAEMEAIITCQGGDYTEAVYADLRKSGWDGYWIDAASTLRMADDSVIVLDPVNKDVIRNALSAGTKAYVGGNCTVSLMLMAIGGLFQHDLVEWISPMTYQAASGAGAQNMRELVAQMGYLHQVGEKLLADPSSAILDLDRLISGAMTGQDYPAEHFGVPLAGSLIPWIDKKLESGQSREEWKAGVETNKILGRGSNPVPIDGLCVRIGAMRSHAQALTIKLKKDAPLDELTQMLDEANDWVSVVPNEPEASKRDLTPAAVTGTLKTPVGRLRKLAMGPEYLSAFTVGDQLLWGAAEPLRRMLRILQEG, encoded by the coding sequence ATGAAACGGATTGGTTTTGTCGGCTGGCGCGGGATGGTCGGCTCGGTGCTCATGCAGCGCATGCGTGAGGAAGGCGACTTCGCCGACATCGAGCCGGTGTTCTTCACCACCTCCCAGGCCGGTCAGCCGGGCCCGGACGTGGGCAAGGACGTGCCGCCGCTGAAGGACGCCAGGGACATCGCGGCCCTGGCCGAAATGGAAGCCATCATCACCTGCCAGGGCGGCGATTACACCGAGGCCGTGTACGCCGACCTGCGCAAGAGCGGCTGGGACGGCTACTGGATCGACGCCGCCTCCACCCTGCGCATGGCCGATGACAGCGTCATCGTGCTGGACCCGGTCAACAAGGACGTGATCAGGAACGCCCTGTCCGCCGGCACCAAGGCCTATGTGGGCGGCAACTGCACGGTCAGCCTGATGCTCATGGCCATCGGCGGGCTGTTCCAACATGATCTGGTGGAATGGATCAGCCCCATGACCTACCAGGCCGCCTCCGGCGCCGGCGCGCAGAACATGCGCGAACTGGTCGCGCAGATGGGTTATCTGCACCAGGTCGGCGAGAAGCTGCTGGCCGATCCCTCCAGCGCCATTCTGGACCTGGATCGGCTGATTTCCGGCGCCATGACCGGCCAGGATTACCCCGCCGAGCACTTCGGCGTGCCGCTGGCCGGCAGCCTGATCCCCTGGATCGACAAGAAGCTGGAGTCCGGCCAGAGTCGGGAAGAGTGGAAGGCCGGGGTGGAAACCAACAAGATCCTCGGCCGCGGTTCCAACCCGGTGCCCATCGATGGGCTGTGCGTGCGCATCGGCGCCATGCGCTCCCATGCCCAGGCGCTGACCATCAAGCTGAAGAAGGACGCCCCGCTGGACGAGCTGACGCAGATGCTCGACGAGGCCAACGACTGGGTCAGCGTGGTTCCCAACGAGCCCGAGGCCAGCAAGCGGGACCTGACCCCCGCGGCGGTCACCGGCACCCTGAAGACCCCGGTGGGCCGGCTGCGCAAGCTGGCCATGGGGCCGGAGTACCTGTCCGCCTTCACCGTGGGCGATCAGCTGCTCTGGGGCGCGGCGGAGCCGCTGCGGCGGATGCTGCGCATCCTCCAGGAAGGCTGA
- a CDS encoding aspartate-semialdehyde dehydrogenase, whose product MTTMADVDIAVVDAGGAVGELIIELLEQRRFPVRRLHALSESQAGEVLRFAGKRITVRDPADFDVDQVQGVLLGDATGATAALAERARAAGCWVVDATAHGRAAGAALQVPGVNAPGAEQRYRACPNPAAVALIHALAPIARLAGLERVHVATYQAVSGAGRAGVEELASQTARLLNAQPLQTRVFERQIAFNCLARIGELDAQGVSAEEAAILADTRAVLELPELALSVSAVQVPVFFGHGLVVHLQTREAVSLGAVREALAAEPALELVEGQGGADYPTAVGEAANQDPVFIGRLREDTAQARSLNFWVVADNVRRSAALNSLLIAEQLARVSA is encoded by the coding sequence ATGACGACTATGGCGGACGTTGATATTGCCGTAGTCGACGCCGGCGGCGCTGTCGGGGAGCTCATCATCGAGCTGCTCGAACAGCGCCGTTTTCCTGTGCGTCGGCTCCATGCCCTCAGCGAATCCCAGGCCGGCGAAGTGCTGCGTTTCGCGGGCAAGCGCATCACGGTCAGAGACCCGGCCGACTTTGACGTCGACCAGGTCCAGGGTGTGTTGCTCGGCGATGCGACCGGCGCGACCGCGGCCCTGGCCGAGCGTGCCCGGGCCGCGGGCTGCTGGGTGGTGGACGCCACCGCCCATGGGCGTGCGGCGGGTGCCGCCTTGCAGGTGCCTGGCGTCAATGCGCCCGGCGCGGAGCAGCGCTACCGTGCCTGCCCCAATCCGGCGGCGGTGGCGCTGATCCACGCCCTCGCTCCCATTGCCCGACTGGCGGGCCTGGAGCGGGTGCATGTGGCGACCTACCAGGCAGTCTCCGGCGCAGGCCGGGCCGGGGTGGAGGAGCTCGCCAGCCAGACGGCGCGCCTGCTCAATGCCCAGCCGCTGCAGACCCGTGTGTTCGAGCGCCAGATTGCCTTCAATTGCCTGGCGCGCATCGGCGAGCTGGACGCGCAGGGGGTGAGCGCCGAGGAGGCCGCCATCCTGGCCGATACCCGCGCGGTGCTGGAACTGCCCGAGCTGGCGCTCTCGGTGAGCGCGGTGCAGGTGCCGGTGTTCTTCGGCCACGGGCTGGTGGTGCACCTGCAGACCCGAGAGGCGGTGAGCCTCGGCGCGGTGCGCGAGGCGCTGGCCGCCGAGCCGGCGCTGGAGCTGGTGGAAGGGCAGGGGGGCGCGGATTACCCGACGGCGGTTGGCGAAGCTGCGAACCAGGACCCGGTTTTCATCGGCCGCCTCCGCGAGGATACGGCACAGGCGCGGAGTTTGAATTTCTGGGTCGTGGCGGATAATGTTCGTAGGAGCGCCGCTCTGAACAGTCTACTGATAGCAGAGCAGCTTGCCCGCGTTTCGGCCTGA
- a CDS encoding FimV/HubP family polar landmark protein, producing MRRKLTLASAVLGLALHVPAWALGLGQLEQRSALNEPLSARIPLTSVSLDERETMTVSLASAEAYRRAGVERPFFLASLDFEVVDADGAQPYIRVSTQRPVREPFLNFLLEVSWNSGRMVRQYTLLLDPPVYSERRQTPAAATTPARGSASRAAQPATTRAPAASDTGSTRAAANRNRRVAEVPADEGGEYRVQSNDTLWGIARDVRPNDSVSVHQTMVALFEENPRAFINQDMNRLRRGAILRVPSAERIAVGREQAQQVVSEHVSRWRASQQQNAAASGAERDGGPSGQSQASAPGQARLEIIAPQADERARGDAGLLDQALAPNEDNLRRLQNQLGLAQEQSASLESENSELESQVSALRTEVARLERLVELQMAQGVGQPGSSVSAEGAADPVAEASASTPAEPAAEQEQPVAGTEPGEAEQAPPQTAATQPAAQPAPPEQPAAPPSIWQDTRIMGILGAAIVALLGLAFMVLRRRRDDGEDSGVVELGEIHREEAPQAQPQAAAEQAQAGSDDEGDVLDGLEVYLAYGRYEQAREALEGAMQAEPARTDLRVKLLETLALMDDRGAFEAQAQALYGMLGDASHGEWQKVAEMGRAIAPENPLFADDSIEDDQPLVSEELAEPLFEQDDTGLGAEAAPAEESLESLDESFLASPAEPVAEEPAPAAEASPEAEAATNDSGLGDLEFDLSGFGDEAGETAVNAEPAAEAQAPSAAEDAAADSFELDFDLGTGGEAAAQSPAGSNAGEAVEESAPADAEAGEASFESALGGEDDTAFPSGDEMQTKLDLAQAYLDMGDADGAKELLTEVLDEAEGEHKQRAQAMLEQV from the coding sequence ATGCGACGCAAACTGACCCTCGCTTCCGCTGTCCTGGGTCTTGCCCTCCATGTGCCCGCCTGGGCACTCGGCCTGGGACAGCTGGAACAGCGCTCGGCGCTCAATGAGCCGCTGTCGGCACGCATACCTCTGACCTCGGTATCGCTGGACGAGCGGGAAACCATGACCGTGAGCCTCGCTTCCGCCGAGGCCTATCGCCGTGCCGGGGTAGAGCGGCCCTTCTTCCTCGCCAGTCTCGACTTCGAGGTGGTGGACGCCGATGGCGCCCAGCCTTACATCCGCGTGAGCACCCAGCGCCCGGTGCGTGAGCCCTTCCTGAACTTCCTGCTGGAGGTGAGCTGGAACAGCGGGCGCATGGTGCGCCAGTACACGCTGCTGCTGGACCCACCGGTCTACAGCGAACGCCGCCAGACGCCCGCCGCCGCGACCACGCCGGCGCGCGGCAGCGCCAGCCGCGCCGCTCAGCCCGCCACCACCCGGGCACCCGCCGCTTCTGATACCGGCAGTACCCGCGCCGCCGCCAATCGTAACCGCCGTGTGGCCGAAGTGCCCGCCGATGAGGGCGGCGAATACCGGGTACAGAGCAACGACACCCTCTGGGGCATCGCCCGGGACGTGCGCCCGAATGATTCGGTGAGCGTGCACCAGACCATGGTGGCCCTGTTCGAAGAGAACCCCCGGGCCTTCATCAACCAGGACATGAACCGCCTGCGCCGCGGCGCGATATTGCGTGTGCCCTCCGCCGAGCGCATCGCCGTGGGACGCGAACAGGCCCAGCAGGTGGTGAGTGAGCACGTTTCCCGCTGGCGGGCCAGCCAGCAGCAGAACGCGGCAGCCAGCGGCGCTGAGCGCGACGGCGGCCCGAGCGGCCAGAGCCAGGCGAGTGCACCGGGCCAGGCGCGACTGGAGATCATCGCCCCGCAGGCCGACGAGCGCGCGCGCGGCGATGCCGGCCTGCTGGATCAGGCCTTGGCTCCCAACGAGGACAACCTGCGTCGCCTGCAGAACCAACTGGGCCTGGCTCAGGAGCAGAGCGCCAGTCTGGAGTCCGAGAACAGCGAGCTGGAATCGCAGGTCAGCGCTCTGCGTACCGAAGTTGCGCGACTGGAGCGGCTGGTCGAGTTGCAGATGGCCCAGGGCGTGGGTCAGCCGGGGTCTTCAGTGAGCGCGGAAGGCGCGGCCGACCCGGTTGCGGAGGCATCCGCCAGCACGCCGGCCGAGCCCGCCGCGGAACAGGAACAGCCGGTGGCCGGCACGGAGCCTGGCGAAGCCGAGCAGGCTCCGCCGCAGACGGCGGCCACCCAGCCGGCCGCGCAGCCCGCGCCGCCCGAACAACCTGCCGCCCCGCCGAGCATCTGGCAGGACACCCGCATCATGGGCATTCTGGGCGCGGCCATCGTGGCGCTCCTGGGCCTGGCGTTCATGGTGCTGCGCCGTCGTCGCGACGACGGCGAGGACAGCGGCGTGGTGGAGCTGGGCGAGATTCACCGGGAGGAAGCACCTCAGGCCCAGCCTCAGGCGGCCGCCGAGCAGGCGCAAGCCGGCAGCGACGACGAGGGCGATGTGCTCGACGGGCTGGAAGTGTATCTGGCCTACGGTCGTTACGAGCAGGCCCGGGAGGCGCTGGAAGGCGCCATGCAGGCGGAACCCGCGCGCACCGATCTGCGCGTCAAGCTGCTGGAGACGCTGGCCCTGATGGACGACCGGGGCGCTTTCGAGGCCCAGGCCCAGGCCCTGTACGGGATGCTGGGCGATGCCTCCCATGGGGAGTGGCAGAAGGTTGCGGAAATGGGCCGCGCCATCGCCCCCGAGAACCCGCTGTTCGCCGATGACAGCATCGAGGACGATCAGCCGCTGGTTTCCGAGGAACTCGCGGAGCCTTTGTTCGAGCAAGACGATACCGGTCTGGGTGCCGAGGCGGCACCGGCGGAGGAAAGCCTCGAGTCGCTGGACGAATCCTTCCTGGCGTCGCCGGCCGAGCCGGTGGCTGAAGAGCCCGCCCCAGCGGCCGAAGCCAGCCCGGAGGCCGAGGCAGCCACGAACGACAGCGGGCTGGGGGATCTGGAATTCGATCTGAGCGGTTTCGGCGATGAAGCCGGCGAGACTGCAGTGAATGCCGAGCCGGCAGCCGAGGCGCAAGCGCCATCGGCGGCCGAGGACGCGGCGGCCGACAGCTTCGAGCTGGATTTCGATCTGGGCACCGGCGGCGAGGCGGCTGCCCAGTCGCCCGCCGGGAGCAACGCCGGGGAAGCCGTCGAGGAATCCGCTCCGGCCGACGCCGAAGCGGGTGAGGCCAGCTTCGAATCCGCCCTGGGTGGCGAGGACGACACGGCCTTCCCCAGCGGCGACGAGATGCAGACCAAGCTGGACCTGGCCCAGGCCTATCTGGACATGGGCGATGCGGACGGCGCGAAGGAGCTGCTCACCGAGGTGCTGGACGAGGCCGAAGGCGAGCATAAACAGCGGGCCCAGGCCATGCTGGAGCAGGTCTGA
- the truA gene encoding tRNA pseudouridine(38-40) synthase TruA, with protein sequence MTRIALGIEYDGSDFRGWQRQKDARSVQECLEAAVSRVADQPVELVCAGRTDAGVHATAQIVHFDTAAHRSEQSWVLGCNANLPKTISVRWAKGVDESFHARFSARARAYRYVIYMGRARPALLRHQVSWTHKALDAERMQEAARPLLGEHDFSSFRAVACQAKHPVRTLQRLDVWRAGDFIYLDVQANAFLHHMVRNLAGTLMAIGCGDQPVGWAGDVLAARDRCAAGITAPAQGLYLVRVDYPPRYAMPGAGRLPVFS encoded by the coding sequence GTGACCCGCATCGCCCTGGGCATCGAATACGACGGCAGTGATTTTCGCGGCTGGCAGCGCCAGAAGGATGCGCGCTCCGTGCAGGAATGCCTGGAAGCGGCGGTTTCCCGCGTCGCCGATCAGCCGGTGGAGCTGGTCTGTGCGGGGCGCACCGATGCCGGCGTGCACGCCACCGCCCAGATCGTTCATTTCGACACCGCGGCCCACCGCTCGGAGCAGTCCTGGGTGCTCGGCTGCAACGCCAATCTGCCCAAGACCATCAGCGTGCGCTGGGCAAAGGGGGTGGACGAGAGCTTCCATGCCCGCTTCTCCGCCCGCGCCCGGGCCTATCGGTACGTTATCTACATGGGCCGCGCGCGTCCGGCCCTGCTGCGTCACCAGGTCAGCTGGACTCACAAGGCACTGGATGCCGAGCGCATGCAGGAGGCGGCCCGCCCGCTGCTCGGCGAGCATGACTTTTCCTCTTTCCGCGCCGTGGCCTGCCAGGCGAAGCACCCGGTGCGCACCTTGCAGCGGCTGGACGTGTGGCGGGCGGGGGATTTCATCTATCTGGACGTGCAGGCCAACGCCTTTCTGCATCATATGGTGCGCAATCTGGCCGGCACCCTGATGGCCATAGGCTGTGGCGATCAGCCGGTGGGCTGGGCCGGCGACGTACTGGCGGCGCGGGATCGCTGTGCCGCCGGTATCACCGCCCCGGCGCAAGGGCTGTATCTGGTGCGGGTCGATTATCCGCCGAGATACGCCATGCCCGGCGCCGGGCGGCTGCCGGTCTTTTCCTGA
- a CDS encoding DUF5615 family PIN-like protein — MAHGALRLWPHGVLVLSGRGRVDTGSPRRLLCDEMHLRLCRWLRAAGYDTAQPEPGAMDRDIMHQAQAEGRVLITADRGFLQRSGADEQVFFLGHGSLDEQARRLRGELGIDWLRAPFSRCMLCNHPLEQADEADKRICPPCDKLYWEGSHVRRMRVSLRCWAGSAVKAPLDH, encoded by the coding sequence ATGGCCCATGGCGCTCTGCGCCTATGGCCTCATGGCGTGCTGGTACTGAGCGGAAGAGGGCGCGTGGACACGGGTAGCCCGAGACGTTTGCTGTGCGATGAAATGCACCTGCGGCTCTGTCGCTGGTTGCGTGCGGCAGGCTATGACACCGCGCAACCGGAACCGGGCGCCATGGATCGCGACATCATGCATCAGGCACAGGCCGAGGGCCGGGTGCTGATCACCGCCGATCGCGGCTTTTTGCAACGCTCGGGGGCGGATGAGCAGGTGTTCTTTCTCGGCCATGGCAGCCTCGATGAACAGGCAAGGCGGCTGCGCGGGGAGCTCGGAATCGACTGGCTGCGCGCGCCTTTCAGCCGTTGCATGCTCTGCAATCATCCGCTGGAGCAGGCGGACGAGGCGGACAAGCGCATTTGCCCACCCTGCGACAAGCTCTACTGGGAGGGCAGCCACGTGCGACGCATGCGTGTCTCTTTGCGTTGCTGGGCGGGTTCGGCCGTGAAGGCTCCTCTCGACCACTGA